From bacterium, a single genomic window includes:
- a CDS encoding MFS transporter gives MFLLIIVSAVFGLSVGLYDLLLPLFLDDMGMSYGSMGIIFSFSAIFLFFVRVYAGHISDLVGRKHVFSFSLLLCGLSTLLTPFLSNIASQVVLRSLREIARAIKETLQQLLIFEKWKDSFRHLFAWIGGADITFQGIGTLLGGFLLLKIGYKYSFIIPGVVLVFVGILFLFKFKEKPVPIRNQSVAIGDSSLTTDSFYWSSPFRHRLSKPLFLMAVSGFILGVGVSMSHAFMAPLFFLHKFSISPALVAVVLALHRLSFGLPMILAGKVVKWNLKITVIIFLFIQGVFTALTVVPAGFMMAAVLWLMHDLFGASLWVPARNTLIQHYAREGKRGLDVGMVLSWQGLGWIFGPLIAGVVSKFSINYPFILSGMLTSASIIPLFWLKDSYKKEKRTVAV, from the coding sequence ATGTTTTTATTGATTATTGTAAGCGCGGTTTTTGGGTTGAGTGTCGGGCTATACGATTTGCTCCTGCCGCTTTTCTTAGACGATATGGGGATGTCATACGGCAGTATGGGTATTATCTTTTCGTTTTCTGCAATATTCCTTTTCTTTGTTAGAGTTTACGCAGGGCATATTTCTGATTTGGTTGGCAGGAAACACGTTTTTTCTTTTTCTTTGTTACTCTGCGGTTTGTCTACTTTATTAACTCCTTTTCTTTCTAACATTGCATCTCAAGTGGTATTGCGGTCGTTGAGGGAAATTGCAAGAGCTATTAAGGAGACGTTGCAGCAGTTATTGATTTTTGAAAAATGGAAGGATTCTTTTAGGCATTTGTTTGCTTGGATAGGAGGGGCCGATATTACCTTCCAGGGTATAGGCACTCTTTTAGGAGGGTTTTTATTATTAAAAATTGGCTATAAATATTCTTTTATTATCCCCGGAGTAGTTTTAGTTTTTGTTGGCATATTATTTCTGTTTAAATTTAAGGAAAAACCTGTTCCGATTAGAAATCAAAGTGTCGCAATCGGCGATAGTTCTTTAACAACGGATTCTTTTTACTGGTCTTCACCTTTTAGGCATCGGTTGTCTAAGCCATTATTTCTTATGGCTGTGTCCGGATTTATTTTGGGAGTAGGAGTCAGTATGAGCCATGCTTTTATGGCGCCTTTATTTTTTCTGCACAAGTTTTCTATATCACCCGCTTTGGTTGCTGTTGTTTTAGCTTTGCACAGGTTAAGCTTTGGGCTTCCTATGATTTTAGCAGGAAAGGTGGTTAAGTGGAATCTTAAGATAACCGTTATTATTTTTTTGTTTATTCAGGGGGTGTTTACGGCCCTTACTGTAGTGCCGGCAGGTTTTATGATGGCGGCTGTTTTATGGCTTATGCATGATTTATTTGGTGCGAGCCTATGGGTACCTGCTCGTAATACCTTGATTCAGCATTATGCAAGGGAAGGCAAGCGCGGGCTTGATGTGGGGATGGTTCTTTCCTGGCAGGGGCTGGGATGGATATTCGGGCCTTTGATTGCGGGAGTTGTGAGTAAATTTTCTATAAATTATCCTTTTATTTTGAGCGGGATGTTGACTTCAGCTTCTATTATTCCTCTTTTTTGGTTAAAAGATTCTTATAAAAAAGAGAAAAGGACTGTTGCCGTTTAA
- the rpmA gene encoding 50S ribosomal protein L27: MAQKAGGASNNQGRDSNAKRLGIKKFGGEKVKAGSIIVRQRGTKIKPGKNVGLGSDHTIFAMVAGAVEYTGKKQKTVSVITS, from the coding sequence ATGGCACAAAAAGCCGGAGGTGCATCAAATAATCAGGGTAGAGATTCTAATGCCAAAAGGCTTGGAATTAAGAAGTTTGGCGGTGAAAAGGTTAAAGCGGGAAGTATTATTGTAAGGCAAAGAGGGACAAAGATTAAACCGGGGAAAAATGTGGGATTGGGTTCTGACCATACTATTTTCGCTATGGTGGCGGGAGCTGTCGAGTATACCGGAAAGAAGCAAAAAACTGTAAGCGTTATTACCTCGTAA
- a CDS encoding 1-deoxy-D-xylulose-5-phosphate reductoisomerase — protein sequence MKEITILGSTGSIGKNTLEVVSQLNGQFKVVGLSAQNNIELLTEQVEKFHPKWVAIADDAKGEQFKKNFKGSLEEIFIGSEAVTKLAGKKVDLIVIALVGSAGMLPTFEAIKTGNDIALANKEVLVIAGKEVMAKAKERNIKIFPLDSEHCSIFQSIDKEKKETIHKVILTASGGPFYNYDENKFSSIKAKDALIHPTWDMGAKISVDSATLMNKGFEVISAKWFFDLDWDEIDVIIHPQSVVHSLVEFVDGTTLAVLSEPDMRITIKHILTYPDKTPGQFKPIDLNEISELTFSKPDEKKFPALRLACSAGRIGGTMPAVLNASNEVAVEAFLKDKISFPQIWQVCESVTKRHSPNLEQELQNILKADHWARIQAGSIIEKL from the coding sequence ATGAAAGAAATTACCATTCTTGGCTCTACAGGCTCAATAGGAAAAAACACGCTGGAAGTGGTATCTCAGTTAAACGGACAATTCAAAGTTGTCGGTTTGAGCGCCCAAAATAATATAGAACTCTTAACAGAACAAGTCGAAAAATTCCATCCAAAATGGGTTGCTATTGCCGATGATGCAAAAGGCGAACAATTCAAAAAAAATTTTAAAGGTTCTCTGGAAGAAATTTTTATCGGAAGCGAAGCTGTTACGAAACTTGCAGGTAAAAAAGTTGATTTGATTGTAATTGCGCTTGTGGGTTCTGCGGGGATGTTGCCTACATTTGAAGCAATAAAAACCGGAAACGATATAGCCCTTGCCAATAAAGAGGTTTTGGTAATTGCCGGTAAAGAGGTTATGGCAAAGGCAAAAGAAAGAAATATCAAGATATTTCCTTTGGACAGTGAGCATTGTTCTATATTCCAAAGCATAGACAAAGAAAAAAAAGAGACAATACATAAAGTTATTTTAACGGCTTCAGGAGGCCCCTTTTATAATTATGACGAGAATAAGTTTTCGTCTATTAAAGCAAAAGATGCGCTTATACATCCTACTTGGGATATGGGAGCTAAAATCTCCGTAGATTCGGCTACGTTGATGAACAAAGGTTTTGAAGTTATTTCAGCGAAGTGGTTCTTTGATTTGGATTGGGATGAAATTGATGTGATAATTCATCCGCAATCCGTGGTGCATTCTTTAGTGGAATTTGTTGACGGGACGACATTGGCTGTGTTATCCGAACCCGACATGAGAATTACTATTAAACATATTTTGACATATCCCGATAAAACCCCGGGTCAATTTAAGCCGATTGATTTAAATGAAATTTCCGAACTTACTTTTTCAAAGCCGGATGAGAAAAAATTCCCTGCCCTAAGGCTTGCTTGTTCGGCAGGCAGGATTGGGGGAACAATGCCTGCTGTTCTTAATGCTTCCAATGAAGTGGCTGTAGAGGCGTTTTTGAAAGACAAAATATCATTCCCGCAAATTTGGCAGGTCTGTGAATCTGTTACGAAAAGACACAGCCCCAATCTTGAACAAGAATTGCAAAATATTTTAAAAGCAGACCATTGGGCAAGAATACAAGCCGGTAGTATAATAGAGAAGTTATGA